A single Vespula vulgaris chromosome 3, iyVesVulg1.1, whole genome shotgun sequence DNA region contains:
- the LOC127062232 gene encoding PDF receptor, with protein sequence MDGLEIRGSTWELCKIKYKQFTPPHGELWCNSVWDSLLCWPPTKAFSTVKQRCPFEDGFDTTKFVEKKCGYNGRWEGQNGSSTDEESIHGWANYTTCLTPELFRLHGKVYTNPQEGEMKLDIAEKTRTLEFVGLSISLVALLASLTIFCRFRSLRNTRTRIHKNLFVAMVVQVLIRLILYIDIEVLRKKTPGTQRGIGNTPFLCEATYVLLEYAKTAMFMWMFIEGLFLHNMVTVTVFQETSYYRMYRFVGWGFPVVITLIWAIVTALYYHPKSKFLRCWSGYNLSSYFWILEGPRFAVILLNFLFLLNIIRVLVVKLRQSHTSEIEKVLKAVRAAVVLLPLLGITNVLFMIEAPLDNVKKFALWSYSTHFLTSFQGLFIAILYCFLNGEVRLALDKTISVYLFLRGTDLQARRQSTYSGCQPYRITSERRSDYGSSCESSTSRNKAGIITSPRPIEHPAMPLNLTTTTTTTTTTTTTTTTTPTTTTTPTTMMTPTTTTTPTTMTTPTTTKTNNEQPLTKPDYTIII encoded by the exons ATGGATGGCCTCGAAATAAGAGGCAGCACCTGGGAGCTCTGCAAAATTAAGTACAAACAATTTACGCCACCGCATGGAG AGCTATGGTGTAATTCTGTTTGGGACTCGTTGCTTTGTTGGCCGCCGACGAAAGCTTTCAGCACGGTCAAGCAAAGATGCCCTTTCGAGGATGGTTTCGACACGACGA aattcGTGGAGAAGAAATGTGGTTACAATGGCCGATGGGAAGGACAAAACGGAAGTTCGACCGACGAAGAGTCGATTCACGGATGGGCGAATTATACGACCTGCCTGACGCCGGAATTGTTTCGCCTTCATGGAAAAGTTTATACGAACCCGCAAGAAGGAgag ATGAAATTGGACATAGCCGAAAAAACGCGCACTCTCGAATTCGTCGGATTGAGCATATCGTTGGTGGCTTTGCTCGCCtctttgacaattttttgTCGATTCAG GTCCCTGAGGAATACCAGAACGAGGATACACAAGAACCTCTTCGTCGCCATGGTCGTTCAAGTCCTAATAAGATTGATCTTGTACATAGACATCGAAGTTTTGAGAAAGAAGACACCCGGCACGCAACGTGGCATAGGAAATACC CCGTTTCTCTGCGAAGCCACTTACGTTTTGCTGGAGTACGCTAAGACCGCCATGTTCATGTGGATGTTTATCGAAGGTCTCTTCCTTCACAACATGGTCACCG TGACCGTCTTTCAAGAGACGTCTTATTACCGTATGTACCGATTCGTGGGCTGGGGATTTCCCGTCGTGATAACGTTGATCTGGGCCATCGTCACAGCGCTTTACTATCATCCCAAATCGAA ATTTTTAAGATGTTGGTCGGGATACAATTTGTCTTCCTACTTTTGGATTCTCGAAGGTCCGAGATTTGCCGTAATACTG CTGAATTTTTTGTTCCTGCTCAACATCATACGCGTGTTGGTGGTGAAACTACGACAAAGTCACACCAGCGAGATTGAAAAAGTTTT aAAAGCTGTAAGAGCGGCCGTAGTTTTATTACCCTTGTTGGGTATCACCAACGTCTTATTCATGATAGAAGCTCCATTGGACAACGTTAAGAAATTTGCCTTGTGGTCGTATTCGACGCATTTTCTTACGTCTTTCCAGGGCCTCTTCATCGCGATCCTTTATTGCTTCCTCAACGGCGAG GTGAGACTAGCTCTGGACAAGACCATCTCCGTCTATCTTTTCCTAAGAGGAACGGACCTTCAAGCGAGAAGACAATCGACTTACAGCGGTTGTCAGCCTTATCGAATAACCTCGG AACGACGCTCTGACTATGGCAGTTCTTGCGAGTCTTCGACATCTAGAAACAAGGCTGGCATTATAACATCCCCTCGACCCATTGAACATCCAGCGATGCCTTTGAacttgacgacgacgacgacgacgacgacgacgacgacgacgacgacgacgacgaccccgacgacgacgacgaccccgacgacgatgatgaccccgacgacgacgacgaccccgacgacgatgacgaccccgacgacgacgaagacaaaTAACGAACAACCATTGACGAAGCCAGATTACACGATCATTATTTAA